A region from the Haloarcula limicola genome encodes:
- the purH gene encoding bifunctional phosphoribosylaminoimidazolecarboxamide formyltransferase/IMP cyclohydrolase gives MKLAGMASNRGRNLMNIADRAPGGAEFAVVLTNDADAPVLEAAAERGIPTEVVERDEDEAREAHEERVLEALSEYDFDLVTLDGYMRILSETFIERTPTTLNVHPSLLPNFAGMDAHEQVLDAGVRVTGCTVHVVDETVDGGPIVTQEPIPVFEGDGEDDLKERVLYEGEFTAYPRVVKWFAEDRVTVADDGTVDIEGDEGGDFPARRVVSDDRAADLRYGENPHQDAALYADTTVSEASVVHADQLNEGAKALSYNNYNDADGALNLIKEFEEPAAAVIKHTNPAGCATADSLADAYADALSTDPMSAFGGIVALNRECDAATAEQIIDSFKEVVVAPGYTDAALDVLFEKENLRVLDVDGDLEVTDPLTEKPLVGGRLVQERDTQHLTAEDLEVVTEREPTDEQIESMLFAWHTLKHVKSNGILFAKGTETVGIGMGQVSRVDAVRLAAMKSEEHAEGKDADGAVMASDAFFPFPDGIERAAEAGIEAVIQPGGSKNDESVVEAANEHDMAMVMTGQRSFRHD, from the coding sequence ATGAAACTCGCCGGCATGGCCAGTAACCGCGGCCGAAACCTGATGAACATCGCCGACCGCGCTCCGGGCGGGGCGGAGTTCGCCGTCGTGCTGACCAACGACGCCGACGCGCCCGTGCTGGAGGCGGCGGCCGAGCGCGGCATCCCGACGGAGGTCGTCGAACGCGACGAGGACGAGGCCCGGGAAGCCCACGAGGAGCGAGTGCTAGAGGCGCTCTCGGAGTACGACTTCGACCTCGTGACCCTCGATGGCTACATGCGCATCCTGAGCGAGACCTTCATCGAGAGGACGCCGACGACGCTGAACGTCCACCCGTCGCTGCTGCCGAACTTCGCCGGAATGGACGCCCACGAGCAGGTGCTCGACGCGGGCGTGAGGGTCACGGGCTGTACGGTCCACGTCGTCGACGAGACGGTCGACGGCGGCCCCATCGTTACGCAGGAACCCATCCCCGTCTTCGAGGGCGACGGCGAGGACGACCTGAAAGAGCGGGTCCTCTACGAGGGCGAGTTCACGGCGTACCCCCGCGTCGTGAAGTGGTTCGCCGAGGACCGCGTCACCGTCGCCGACGACGGGACCGTCGACATCGAGGGGGACGAAGGCGGCGACTTCCCCGCCCGACGCGTCGTCTCCGACGACCGCGCAGCCGACCTGCGCTATGGAGAGAACCCGCATCAGGACGCCGCGCTGTACGCCGATACGACGGTTTCCGAGGCCAGCGTCGTCCACGCCGACCAGCTGAACGAGGGCGCGAAGGCGCTCAGCTACAACAACTACAACGACGCCGACGGCGCGCTGAACCTCATCAAGGAGTTCGAGGAGCCCGCCGCCGCCGTCATCAAGCACACCAACCCCGCCGGCTGTGCGACCGCCGACTCGCTCGCGGACGCCTACGCCGACGCGCTCTCGACGGACCCGATGAGCGCCTTCGGCGGCATCGTCGCGCTGAACCGCGAGTGCGACGCCGCCACCGCGGAACAGATCATCGACTCGTTCAAGGAGGTCGTCGTCGCGCCGGGCTACACCGACGCCGCGCTCGACGTCCTCTTCGAGAAGGAGAACCTCCGCGTCCTCGACGTCGACGGGGACCTCGAAGTGACGGACCCGCTGACCGAGAAGCCCCTCGTCGGCGGCCGGCTCGTTCAGGAGCGAGACACGCAGCACCTCACCGCAGAGGACTTGGAGGTCGTCACGGAGCGCGAACCGACCGACGAGCAGATCGAGTCGATGCTGTTCGCGTGGCACACGCTCAAGCACGTCAAATCGAACGGCATCCTCTTCGCGAAGGGAACCGAGACGGTCGGCATCGGCATGGGGCAGGTCTCCCGCGTCGACGCCGTCCGACTCGCCGCGATGAAGTCCGAGGAGCACGCCGAGGGCAAGGACGCCGACGGCGCGGTGATGGCCTCCGACGCCTTCTTCCCGTTCCCCGACGGCATCGAACGCGCCGCCGAGGCCGGCATCGAGGCAGTCATCCAGCCCGGCGGGTCGAAGAACGACGAGAGCGTCGTCGAGGCCGCGAACGAACACGACATGGCGATGGTCATGACCGGCCAGCGGTCTTTCAGACACGACTGA
- a CDS encoding formate/nitrite transporter family protein: MSQDTDRERAVRDAVDRAQSGAPAGGRTIRDRFSADEIFQRIIVAADHEITSSKRELLASALAAGFAITITFLVYASLYASTGGDPVLSALLYPLGFVFIILGDYQLYTENTLPPVALTLERISSLPVLFRIWGLVLLGNLVGGALGALALASTGVLSPDAAAAAAGFAEKAIETPWWTLFAKAVFAGLIVAGVVWVDFSLRDSVSRLLLVYLSFLAIPFANLYHVVVSATEMLFLVYGGELSLMVGTTQFVLPVLLGNSIGGVVLVTVVNYFQTTERRLETARESGKKRQLTIREWVLGRFSESGRSYVPADRDH; encoded by the coding sequence ATGTCTCAGGACACCGACCGAGAGCGCGCCGTCCGCGACGCGGTCGACCGCGCGCAGAGCGGGGCACCGGCGGGGGGCCGAACCATCCGCGACCGGTTCTCCGCCGACGAGATCTTCCAGCGAATCATCGTCGCCGCGGACCACGAGATAACGTCGAGCAAGCGCGAACTGCTCGCGAGCGCGCTCGCGGCCGGGTTCGCAATCACGATCACCTTCCTCGTGTACGCCTCGCTGTACGCCTCGACCGGCGGCGACCCGGTGCTGAGCGCGCTGTTGTACCCGCTGGGGTTCGTCTTCATCATCCTCGGGGACTACCAGCTCTACACCGAGAACACGCTCCCGCCCGTCGCGCTCACGCTCGAACGGATCTCCTCGCTCCCCGTGCTGTTTCGCATCTGGGGGCTCGTCCTCCTCGGGAACCTCGTCGGCGGCGCGCTCGGCGCGCTCGCGCTCGCCTCGACCGGCGTGCTCTCGCCCGACGCCGCGGCGGCGGCCGCGGGCTTCGCCGAGAAGGCCATCGAGACGCCGTGGTGGACGCTGTTCGCCAAGGCGGTGTTCGCCGGCCTCATCGTCGCCGGCGTCGTCTGGGTCGACTTCTCGCTGCGGGACAGCGTCTCCCGGCTGCTGCTGGTCTACCTCTCGTTCCTCGCCATCCCGTTCGCGAACCTCTACCACGTCGTCGTCTCGGCGACCGAGATGCTGTTTCTGGTCTACGGCGGCGAACTCAGCCTGATGGTGGGGACGACGCAGTTCGTCCTCCCGGTGCTGCTCGGGAACTCCATCGGCGGCGTCGTCCTCGTCACCGTCGTCAACTACTTCCAGACGACGGAGCGTCGGTTGGAGACGGCGCGCGAGAGCGGCAAGAAGCGACAGCTGACTATCCGAGAGTGGGTGCTCGGTCGCTTCTCCGAGTCCGGCCGCTCGTACGTCCCGGCCGACCGCGACCACTAG
- the folP gene encoding dihydropteroate synthase → MEFHEAANFLFELRRFASRAGTDATRELLSTLGDPHESLRCVQIAGSNGKGSTARMVERSLREAGYDVGLYTSPHLDDVRERVRVNGRKVPEAALVEFVETVEPSVTERGAEGESPTFFETLTALALWEFDRQDVDIAVLEVGIGGKYDATSVVDPAASAVTSVTLEHTHILGDTVGEIARDKAHVAPDGAPLVTGTTGDALDAVREVAGDVVTVGDGTSGTDRGADGPADVAVTYGGRDGLEGAVTIEGPDWTVETHLPLLGEHQAQNAGIAAALVRQVADVSREELERGLRNAHWPGRFEVMGEDPLVVLDGAHNPGGLERTTETLDSFSYDDLHLVVGAMVDKDHVGMAAALSDADHAIVCRPNVDRAESPAVVAEAMREATDADVETRSDVAGALEMALDAADDGDAVLVTGSLYAVREARNRWSRAIVPKRVDSLDEARETIDDAHVTEAGAWRMRGKAVHRVLRTRVQPRQAQYLKEELLSLGGECAISGLNDQDEERLDVVTMATMAQYKRLTEKLAGQPYGLSPFADELREALDIQQPDSGRGYPWEDGPSVMGILNITPDSFHDGGEYDAVEDAVARAEEMIADGADVIDIGGESTRPGAEPVPADEEIARVVPVVEELADRDVLLSIDTRKASVARATLDAGADILNDVSGLEDPEMRLVAAEYDVPVVVMHSIETPVDPDSDVQYDDVVTDCIDQLTERVLLAEKAGLDREQILVDPGIGFGKSRVEDFKLLDRLDEFRALGCPILFGHSHKSLFGLVGEEPGDCLEATVAGTTLAVERGADIIRVHDVAENVAAVDVAEAARDPERFDGS, encoded by the coding sequence ATGGAGTTCCACGAGGCCGCGAACTTCCTCTTCGAGTTGCGCCGGTTCGCGTCGCGGGCCGGCACCGACGCCACGCGGGAGTTGCTCTCGACGCTCGGCGACCCGCACGAGAGCCTCCGCTGTGTCCAGATCGCCGGCTCCAACGGGAAGGGCTCGACCGCGCGGATGGTCGAGCGGAGCCTCCGAGAGGCGGGATACGACGTCGGCCTCTACACCTCGCCGCACCTGGACGACGTGCGCGAACGCGTCCGGGTCAACGGTCGCAAAGTGCCCGAGGCGGCCCTCGTCGAGTTCGTCGAGACGGTGGAACCGTCCGTCACCGAGCGGGGAGCCGAAGGCGAGTCGCCCACTTTCTTCGAGACGCTGACCGCCTTGGCGCTCTGGGAGTTCGACCGACAGGACGTGGATATCGCCGTCCTCGAAGTCGGCATCGGCGGGAAGTACGACGCCACCAGCGTCGTCGACCCGGCGGCCAGCGCCGTGACCTCCGTGACGCTCGAACACACTCACATCCTCGGCGATACGGTCGGGGAGATCGCCCGCGACAAGGCCCACGTCGCGCCCGACGGCGCGCCGCTGGTGACCGGCACGACCGGCGACGCACTCGACGCCGTTCGGGAGGTCGCCGGCGACGTGGTGACCGTCGGCGACGGAACCAGCGGAACCGACCGCGGAGCGGACGGCCCGGCGGACGTGGCCGTCACCTACGGCGGCCGCGACGGGCTGGAAGGCGCAGTTACCATCGAGGGTCCGGACTGGACCGTCGAAACCCACCTCCCGCTCCTGGGCGAGCATCAGGCGCAGAACGCCGGCATCGCGGCGGCGCTGGTCAGACAGGTCGCCGACGTGTCCCGAGAAGAACTGGAACGCGGTCTGCGGAACGCCCACTGGCCGGGCCGATTCGAAGTGATGGGCGAGGACCCGCTCGTGGTGCTCGACGGGGCGCACAACCCCGGCGGCCTCGAACGGACGACGGAGACGCTCGACTCCTTCTCCTACGACGACCTCCACCTCGTCGTCGGCGCGATGGTCGACAAGGACCACGTCGGCATGGCCGCGGCGCTCTCGGACGCCGACCACGCGATCGTCTGCCGGCCGAACGTCGACAGAGCGGAGTCGCCCGCCGTCGTCGCCGAGGCGATGCGCGAGGCGACCGACGCCGACGTGGAGACGCGCAGCGACGTGGCCGGCGCGCTGGAGATGGCTCTCGACGCCGCCGACGACGGCGACGCCGTGCTGGTCACCGGATCGCTGTACGCGGTCCGCGAGGCCCGCAACCGGTGGTCGCGCGCCATCGTCCCCAAGCGCGTCGACTCGCTCGACGAGGCCCGCGAGACCATCGACGACGCGCACGTCACCGAGGCCGGCGCGTGGCGGATGCGCGGGAAGGCCGTCCACCGCGTCCTCCGCACGCGGGTCCAGCCGCGACAGGCGCAGTATCTCAAGGAGGAACTGCTGTCGCTGGGCGGCGAGTGCGCCATCTCCGGGCTGAACGACCAGGACGAGGAGCGGCTGGACGTGGTGACGATGGCGACGATGGCCCAGTACAAGCGACTGACCGAGAAGCTCGCCGGCCAGCCCTACGGCCTCTCGCCGTTCGCCGACGAGCTCCGAGAGGCGCTCGACATCCAGCAACCCGACAGCGGCCGCGGCTACCCGTGGGAGGACGGTCCCTCGGTCATGGGCATCCTCAATATCACCCCGGACTCGTTCCACGACGGCGGCGAGTACGACGCCGTGGAGGACGCCGTCGCCCGCGCCGAGGAGATGATCGCCGACGGCGCGGACGTGATCGACATCGGCGGCGAATCCACGCGACCGGGTGCCGAGCCGGTCCCCGCCGACGAGGAGATCGCCCGAGTCGTCCCCGTCGTCGAGGAGCTGGCCGACCGGGACGTGCTCCTCTCCATCGACACGCGAAAGGCGAGCGTCGCCCGCGCCACGCTCGACGCCGGGGCGGACATTCTCAACGACGTCTCCGGCCTCGAAGACCCCGAGATGCGCCTGGTCGCCGCCGAGTACGACGTCCCGGTGGTGGTGATGCACTCCATCGAGACGCCCGTCGACCCCGACAGCGACGTCCAGTACGACGACGTGGTCACGGACTGCATCGACCAGTTGACCGAGCGCGTGCTGCTGGCGGAGAAGGCCGGGCTCGACCGCGAGCAGATCCTGGTCGACCCCGGCATCGGCTTCGGGAAGTCCCGCGTCGAGGACTTCAAACTGCTGGACCGCCTCGACGAGTTCCGGGCGCTCGGCTGTCCGATCCTGTTCGGCCACTCCCACAAGTCGCTGTTCGGCCTCGTCGGCGAAGAGCCGGGCGACTGCCTGGAGGCGACCGTCGCGGGGACGACGCTCGCGGTCGAACGCGGCGCGGATATAATCCGCGTCCACGACGTCGCCGAGAACGTCGCCGCCGTCGACGTCGCCGAGGCCGCCCGCGACCCCGAGCGGTTCGACGGCAGTTGA
- a CDS encoding DEAD/DEAH box helicase → MTDEEPADSEPESADSDGPAVELDAVYDAIDAVGRPHLTATELSRKTDLTPDEAREALEALSEEGEIERQNVSEVESVWYPTDVAEVTDRERVVLFPDRREVVVEHPDQFTRAQLSQFARLQDSNRSGGYVYELREADVWAAPHESLDDLLATMRDVLGERSPHLEEWVTSQWERARKFRLYTHEEGYVVLEAESDDLMGNVARQKLDDEYLRAPISDSEAWVNRDATAEIKRTLYEAGYPVRDDRELDEGDALEMDLLLRLRDYQADWVERFTEQGSGVFVGPPGSGKTVAAMGTMAAIGGETLILVPSRELATQWHDELVRHTSLTDDDIGEYHGGAKEIRPVTIATYRTAGMDRHRKLFDQRKWGLIVYDEVHHVPSPIHRRSADLQTKHRLGLTATPTRESDDEEEIFTLVGPPIGTDWGKLFDEGYVAEPEVEIRLVPWGADDERTEYASTSGHDRRQAAANNTGKIEEIRYTLAQHPAAKALVFVEYLDQGDAISEAIDAPFISGETPHARREKLFDEFRRSERDTLVVSRVGDEGIDLPDAELAVVASGLGGSRRQGAQRAGRTMRPAGDARMVILATRGTTEEDFVRRQMRHLASKGIRVNETEAEAVEAPAAED, encoded by the coding sequence GTGACAGACGAGGAGCCAGCCGACTCGGAACCGGAGAGCGCCGACAGCGACGGGCCGGCCGTCGAACTCGACGCCGTCTACGACGCCATCGACGCCGTCGGCCGCCCGCACCTGACGGCGACCGAGCTATCTCGGAAGACGGACCTCACGCCCGACGAGGCCCGCGAGGCGCTCGAAGCGCTCTCCGAGGAGGGCGAGATAGAGCGCCAGAACGTGAGCGAGGTCGAGTCCGTCTGGTACCCCACGGACGTCGCCGAGGTGACCGACCGCGAGCGCGTCGTCCTCTTCCCGGACCGCCGGGAGGTCGTGGTCGAACACCCCGACCAGTTCACGCGGGCGCAGCTCTCGCAGTTCGCCCGCCTGCAGGACTCCAACCGGTCGGGCGGCTACGTCTACGAGCTGCGCGAAGCGGACGTCTGGGCGGCCCCGCACGAGTCGCTCGACGACCTGCTGGCGACGATGCGCGACGTGCTGGGCGAGCGCTCGCCCCACCTCGAAGAGTGGGTGACGAGCCAGTGGGAGCGCGCCCGGAAGTTCCGCCTCTATACCCACGAGGAGGGGTACGTCGTCTTAGAAGCCGAGAGCGATGACTTGATGGGCAACGTCGCCCGGCAGAAACTCGACGACGAATATCTGCGCGCCCCGATCTCCGACTCCGAAGCGTGGGTCAACCGCGACGCCACCGCCGAAATCAAGCGGACGCTGTACGAGGCGGGCTATCCGGTCCGGGACGACCGTGAACTGGACGAGGGCGACGCCCTGGAGATGGACCTCCTCCTCCGCCTGCGGGACTATCAGGCCGACTGGGTCGAGCGGTTCACCGAGCAGGGCTCGGGCGTCTTCGTCGGGCCGCCGGGATCGGGCAAGACCGTGGCGGCGATGGGGACGATGGCCGCCATCGGCGGCGAGACGCTGATCCTGGTCCCCTCCCGGGAACTCGCCACGCAGTGGCACGACGAACTGGTCCGGCACACCTCGCTGACCGACGACGACATCGGCGAGTACCACGGCGGCGCGAAGGAGATTCGCCCGGTCACCATCGCCACCTACCGCACCGCCGGGATGGACCGCCACCGGAAGCTCTTCGACCAGCGCAAGTGGGGTCTCATCGTCTACGACGAGGTCCACCACGTGCCGTCGCCCATCCACCGCCGGAGCGCCGATTTGCAGACCAAACACCGTCTCGGCCTCACCGCGACGCCGACCCGCGAGAGCGACGACGAGGAGGAGATATTCACGCTCGTCGGCCCGCCGATCGGGACGGACTGGGGGAAGCTCTTCGACGAGGGGTACGTCGCCGAACCCGAGGTCGAGATCCGCCTCGTGCCGTGGGGCGCGGACGACGAGCGCACGGAGTACGCCTCTACGTCGGGCCACGACCGGCGGCAGGCGGCGGCGAACAACACCGGGAAGATCGAGGAGATCCGCTACACGCTCGCCCAACATCCCGCGGCGAAGGCGCTCGTCTTCGTGGAGTACCTAGACCAGGGCGACGCCATCAGCGAGGCCATCGACGCGCCGTTCATCAGCGGCGAGACGCCCCACGCCCGCCGGGAGAAACTGTTCGACGAGTTCCGCCGGAGCGAACGCGATACCCTGGTCGTCTCCCGGGTCGGCGACGAGGGCATCGACCTCCCCGACGCCGAACTCGCCGTCGTCGCCTCCGGACTCGGCGGTTCACGGCGACAGGGCGCACAGCGCGCCGGGCGGACGATGCGCCCCGCCGGCGACGCGCGCATGGTCATCCTCGCTACGCGCGGCACGACCGAGGAGGACTTCGTCCGCCGGCAGATGCGCCACCTCGCCTCGAAGGGCATCCGCGTGAACGAGACGGAGGCCGAAGCCGTCGAAGCGCCCGCTGCCGAGGACTGA
- a CDS encoding Na+/H+ antiporter NhaC family protein yields the protein MVEGIVAGPWSVVPALVAIALAWYTRDALIGLFVGIVVTSVLLGALHPQTVGVPPDLITAGGEVATVQPQAENASSWTTGVGGIGLGALFGLKLVPEIIATAPLFGEWYVKNVLLAIFAIGGMIGLMIRAGAIQGVLEALASRVDSADDAEKAAFLAGIAVHIDDYFNCLVVGSMMRPLTDRFDVSRAKLAYYVDSAGSPASRLAFYSTWGAAMVGFIGSGLVEAQKQGSLPSGMSNFVDAGGEQVTAATGAVWPLFFNTLFTGFYSWAALALAALVAWQVVPNLYEMGTEESRARETGEVVGEDADPMISEEMDEYEVSETATPDWRNFAWPILTMVVVGLSAMFWRASPVIYVEGRQRMGTTLVQLGGWRLVAPPSGPWAFNIGGVQLGIASIAALIVAFLLYRWKGDIPSNDDATDAMMVGFKGILLAAVILMFASSIQNAVSLLGISSFVTNVFGGVPAFVVPVGVFLVTSAVSFSDGSSWSTYGIMFPIAIPLAFSTGANLPLVLGAVFSGGIFGDHTSPISDTTVLASSTSGSDHMVHVRSQAPYALIAAGIAAALFLVLGFVVPEGFRIIPY from the coding sequence ATGGTCGAAGGAATCGTGGCCGGCCCCTGGTCGGTCGTCCCGGCGCTCGTGGCCATCGCGCTCGCCTGGTACACGCGCGACGCCCTCATCGGGCTGTTCGTCGGCATCGTCGTCACGAGCGTCCTGCTCGGGGCGCTGCACCCGCAGACCGTCGGGGTCCCGCCGGACCTGATCACCGCCGGCGGCGAGGTGGCGACGGTCCAGCCGCAGGCAGAGAACGCGAGTTCGTGGACGACCGGCGTCGGCGGCATCGGACTGGGCGCGCTGTTCGGACTGAAGCTCGTCCCGGAGATCATCGCTACAGCCCCGCTATTCGGCGAGTGGTACGTCAAGAACGTCCTCCTGGCGATCTTCGCCATCGGCGGCATGATCGGTCTGATGATCCGAGCCGGGGCCATCCAGGGCGTCCTCGAAGCGCTCGCCTCGCGCGTCGACTCGGCCGACGACGCCGAGAAGGCGGCCTTCCTGGCCGGCATCGCCGTCCACATCGACGACTACTTCAACTGTCTCGTGGTCGGCTCGATGATGCGCCCGCTGACCGACCGCTTCGACGTCTCGCGGGCGAAGCTGGCCTACTACGTCGACTCGGCGGGGTCGCCGGCGTCCCGTCTCGCCTTCTACTCGACGTGGGGGGCGGCGATGGTCGGCTTCATCGGCAGTGGCCTCGTCGAGGCACAGAAACAGGGGTCGCTCCCGTCGGGAATGTCGAACTTCGTCGACGCCGGCGGCGAGCAGGTGACGGCGGCGACGGGAGCCGTCTGGCCGCTGTTCTTCAACACGCTGTTCACGGGCTTTTACTCCTGGGCCGCGCTCGCGCTCGCGGCGCTCGTCGCGTGGCAGGTCGTCCCGAACCTCTACGAGATGGGCACCGAGGAGTCGCGGGCGCGCGAAACCGGCGAGGTCGTCGGCGAGGACGCCGACCCGATGATCTCCGAGGAGATGGACGAGTACGAGGTCTCGGAGACCGCGACGCCGGACTGGCGGAACTTCGCCTGGCCCATCCTGACGATGGTCGTCGTCGGCCTGAGCGCGATGTTCTGGCGGGCCAGTCCGGTCATTTACGTCGAGGGCAGACAGAGGATGGGAACGACGCTGGTTCAGCTGGGCGGCTGGCGGCTCGTCGCGCCACCGAGCGGCCCGTGGGCGTTCAACATCGGCGGCGTCCAGCTCGGAATCGCTTCCATCGCCGCCCTGATCGTCGCCTTCCTGCTGTACCGCTGGAAGGGCGACATCCCGTCGAACGACGACGCCACCGACGCGATGATGGTCGGTTTCAAGGGCATCTTACTGGCCGCCGTCATCCTCATGTTCGCCAGTTCCATCCAGAACGCGGTGTCGTTACTCGGCATCTCCTCGTTCGTGACGAACGTCTTCGGCGGCGTGCCCGCGTTCGTCGTCCCGGTGGGCGTCTTCCTCGTCACGTCGGCGGTCAGTTTCTCCGACGGCTCCTCGTGGTCGACCTACGGCATCATGTTCCCCATCGCCATCCCGCTGGCGTTCTCGACCGGGGCGAACCTCCCGCTCGTCCTCGGCGCGGTGTTCAGCGGCGGCATCTTCGGCGACCACACCTCGCCCATCAGCGACACGACCGTCCTGGCCTCCTCGACGAGCGGGAGCGACCACATGGTCCACGTCAGGAGTCAGGCTCCCTACGCCCTCATCGCGGCGGGGATCGCCGCCGCGCTGTTCCTCGTGCTCGGGTTCGTCGTCCCCGAGGGGTTCCGTATCATCCCCTACTGA
- a CDS encoding glycosyltransferase family 4 protein — protein sequence MRVAVVAMETSHYRDTDGRRRIERVARELADAGHEVSVFCSQWWEGFDKRFTPDAVTYRAVTVSPTEPSFCTRLPALLAKFRPDIVHAIPSPPSVVLAANLGASLSRSPLVVEWYGDESLPDAHRTNWSLRVPDQFVAPSELVQTRLWEAGASTDQTTVLPESIDMDLVRETDPAEAVDVAYAHPLDESANVESLFLGLAELRRKDWSATIIGDGPERDAYEREAADLRIDDRVEFVGACDRERRVSIYKGAHVFVQTAFRECFATDLLWALACGCIGIVEYQAESSGHELVEHRDRAFRVTTPQEIADRIVESAEMERRAVDESLSQFDHEAVRGEYEALYERLVEERGLF from the coding sequence ATGCGTGTCGCGGTCGTCGCCATGGAGACGAGCCACTACCGGGACACCGACGGCCGACGGCGCATCGAACGGGTCGCGCGCGAACTCGCCGACGCCGGCCACGAGGTGTCGGTGTTCTGCTCGCAGTGGTGGGAGGGGTTCGACAAGCGCTTCACGCCCGACGCGGTCACGTATCGGGCGGTCACCGTCTCGCCGACCGAACCCTCGTTCTGTACGAGACTGCCCGCGTTGCTGGCGAAGTTCCGACCGGATATCGTTCACGCGATTCCGTCCCCCCCGTCGGTCGTCCTCGCGGCGAACCTCGGTGCGTCTCTCTCGCGCTCGCCGCTGGTCGTCGAGTGGTACGGCGACGAGAGCCTGCCCGACGCTCACCGGACGAACTGGTCCCTTCGCGTCCCCGACCAGTTCGTCGCACCCTCCGAACTCGTCCAGACCCGCCTCTGGGAGGCCGGTGCTTCGACCGACCAGACGACCGTCCTCCCCGAGAGCATCGACATGGACCTCGTCCGGGAGACCGACCCCGCCGAGGCGGTCGACGTGGCGTACGCACATCCGTTGGACGAGAGCGCGAACGTCGAGTCACTGTTTCTCGGTCTCGCCGAGCTCCGCCGGAAGGACTGGTCGGCCACGATCATCGGTGACGGCCCCGAGCGGGACGCCTACGAACGGGAGGCCGCCGACCTCCGCATCGACGACCGCGTGGAATTCGTCGGGGCCTGCGACCGCGAGCGACGCGTCTCCATCTACAAGGGCGCGCACGTCTTCGTCCAGACGGCGTTCCGGGAGTGCTTCGCCACGGACCTGCTGTGGGCGCTGGCCTGTGGCTGTATCGGCATCGTCGAGTATCAGGCCGAATCGAGCGGTCACGAACTCGTCGAACACCGCGACCGCGCCTTCCGCGTCACCACGCCGCAGGAGATCGCCGACAGGATCGTCGAGTCGGCCGAGATGGAGCGCCGGGCCGTCGACGAATCGCTCTCGCAGTTCGACCACGAGGCGGTGCGAGGCGAGTACGAGGCCCTCTACGAGCGATTGGTCGAGGAGCGCGGGCTGTTCTGA